From the Kallotenue papyrolyticum genome, the window CTCAGTGGCTGGTTGCTGGTCAATTTTGTGCGCATGGCCTGGATCGAACACCAGCTCGATCAGGCCAGCGCGCAGCAGCAGGCGCTCAACGAAGTGCAGCGGCAGCGCAACCTGGAGCTGGCCGGTGAAGCCGCCTACCGCGAATCGGATGTCTATGTCGAGCGCGCGGCGCGCGAGAAGCTGGGCATGGCCCGCGAAGGCGAGACGGTGCTGCTGCCGACGGTGGTGCTGCCCTCCCCCGGCCCCGTCGCACAGCCGACGCCGGCTGCGCTGCCTCCCGCGCCCAGGCCGGAGCCGTTCACATCCGAGCCGGTGCCCAACTACCGGCGCTGGTGGCGGGCCTTCTTTCCACCGCCAGCGGCGCAGCCCTGACGCGCGGCAGCGGAGCCTTTGGTCGTGAGCAGCGTTTCGGTGATCGTCGTTACCTGGAATGGCCTGGCCCTCCTGCGCGATTGTCTAGCAGCCCTCAGCGCGCAGACCCTGCCCCACGAACTGATCGTGGTTGACAACGGCTCACGCGACGGAAGCGTGGCCTGGCTGCGCGCGCACGCGCCGCAGGCCCGCGTCATAGCACTGCCGACGAATCACGGCTTTGCCGGTGGCAACAATGTCGGTCTGCGCGTTGCGACGGGCGAGTACCTGGTGCTGATCAACAACGATGCCGTGCCCGCGCCCGATTTTCTGGAACGCCTGGTTGCGCCTATGGCCGAGAATGCGCATCTGGGCGCGACCGCCGGCGTGCTCACCTTTGCGCAGCGCCCGCAGGTGATCGCCTCCGCCGGCATGCGCGTGAGTCGCGATGGCGTGCACCGCGATTGCATGGCTGGTCAGCCGCTGACGGCGCTGCCGCAGCAGCCGCGCGAGATCTTCGGCGCGAGCGGCGGCGCGGTCTGCTACCGTCGCGCGGCGCTGGAGGATGCTGGGCTGTTCGATGAGCGCTTTTTCGCCTACCTGGAAGATGCCGATCTGGCCTGGCGCCTGCAGCTGCTCGGCTGGCGCTGCATGCTGGCGCCCGATGCGCGCGCGCGGCACGTTTATTCGGCGACCGGCGGCCAGGGCTCGCCCTTCAAGCAGCGCTTGTTGGCGCGCAACCGGTGGCGCGTGATCCTGCGCTGTGTTCCCGCGCCGCTGCTGCGCGCATGCTGGCCAGCCATGGTGCGCTACGACCTGCTGGCCCTTGGTTATGCGCTGCTGACGCGCCAGCCGGCG encodes:
- a CDS encoding septum formation initiator family protein produces the protein MPRPYATRRRWSFASSALKRWGTRSLLALLVLLSGWLLVNFVRMAWIEHQLDQASAQQQALNEVQRQRNLELAGEAAYRESDVYVERAAREKLGMAREGETVLLPTVVLPSPGPVAQPTPAALPPAPRPEPFTSEPVPNYRRWWRAFFPPPAAQP
- a CDS encoding glycosyltransferase family 2 protein, whose translation is MSSVSVIVVTWNGLALLRDCLAALSAQTLPHELIVVDNGSRDGSVAWLRAHAPQARVIALPTNHGFAGGNNVGLRVATGEYLVLINNDAVPAPDFLERLVAPMAENAHLGATAGVLTFAQRPQVIASAGMRVSRDGVHRDCMAGQPLTALPQQPREIFGASGGAVCYRRAALEDAGLFDERFFAYLEDADLAWRLQLLGWRCMLAPDARARHVYSATGGQGSPFKQRLLARNRWRVILRCVPAPLLRACWPAMVRYDLLALGYALLTRQPAMIAGRLEVLRELPNLLGQRRRIQARRQVAAEDLARWLAPAVTVREMLAEQRRLRVLLQAA